In the genome of Molothrus aeneus isolate 106 chromosome 5, BPBGC_Maene_1.0, whole genome shotgun sequence, one region contains:
- the RASSF9 gene encoding ras association domain-containing protein 9 → MAPFGRNLLKTRHKNRSPSKDMASNEREIVVWVCQEEKIVCGLTKRTTCSEVIQALLEEHQTTFGEKKVLFGKPSDYCIVEKWRGSERVLPPLTKILRLWKAWGEEQANLNFVLVKSDAFLSFPLWKTAEAKVVQNVEKQWDLSPANYMKMLPIDKQKKIVRKTFRKLAKLKQDSVQQERDNMETLIHLIISQDHTIHQQVLRMKELDMEIEKCEAKFHLDRVANDGENYVQDSYLMINTSETEQQGSRPDDQKEMHDYLSKSEGILQVEERLKHHKQLIENLCAEIEREVHGICMEKNGESVRTEGAANAELETSDLESVKYELEKSMKDGLRINSYLSCIQKELTYRDSLLQKKEKEYELLTEEFNLLHVKDNVETRLHLNEEPSKGSGISSNSIAVPDFVHRLTNLDINDTDSDTGISSTHSQDSEITAGDMVLLST, encoded by the exons ATGGCtccttttggaaggaatttATTAAAAACCCGGCATAAAAACAG ATCTCCCAGCAAGGACATGGCATCAAATGAAAGAGAGATTGTGGTTTGGGTTTGCCAGGAGGAGAAGATTGTATGTGGCCTGACAAAGCGCACAACTTGCTCAGAGGTGATTCAAGCACTGCTTGAGGAACATCAGACAACATTTGGAGAGAAAAAGGTCCTTTTTGGAAAACCTAGTGATTACTGCATTGTAGAAAAATGGAGAGGCTCGGAGCGAGTACTGCCTCCCTTGACAAAGATTCTGAGACTTTGGAAGGCCTGGGGGGAAGAGCAGGCTAATTTGAATTTTGTATTGGTAAAGTCAGATGCTTTCCTCTCGTTTCCATTGTGGAAGACAGCTGAAGCCAAGGTAGTACAAAATGTAGAAAAGCAGTGGGACCTCAGTCCAGCAAACTACATGAAGATGTTGCCAATagacaagcaaaagaaaattgtgaGGAAGACTTTCCGGAAACTGGCCAAGCTTAAGCAGGACAGTGTTCAGCAAGAGAGAGATAATATGGAGACACTGATTCATCTGATCATTTCTCAAGATCATACCATTCATCAACAAGTCCTTAGAATGAAGGAACTAGATATGGAAATTGAAAAATGTGAAGCAAAATTCCATCTAGATCGTGTGGCAAATGATGGAGAAAATTATGTGCAGGACTCGTATTTAATGATCAATACAAGTGAGACTGAGCAGCAGGGGAGTAGGCCAGATGATCAAAAAGAGATGCATGACTATTTGAGCAAAAGTGAGGGAATTTTACAGGTTGAAGAGAGACTGAAACACCACAAACAATTAATAGAGAACCTGTGTGCTGAAATTGAAAGAGAAGTACATGGTAtatgcatggaaaaaaatggagagTCTGTTCGCACAGAAGGAGCAGCTAATGCTGAACTGGAAACCTCAGATTTGGAAAGTGTAAAATACGAGCTGGAAAAAAGTATGAAAGATGGTCTGAGAATCAACTCATACCTGAGCTGCATTCAGAAAGAACTTACATACAGGGACTCACTGcttcaaaagaaggaaaaagaatatgAACTTCTTACAGAAGAATTTAATTTACTACATGTTAAGGACAACGTTGAAACTAGGCTTCATTTAAATGAAGAGCCATCCAAGGGCAGTGGCATCTCCAGTAACAGCATTGCTGTTCCTGACTTTGTTCATAGACTGACTAATCTGGACATAAACGATACAGACTCTGACACTGGAATCAGCTCCACACACAGTCAGGACTCTGAAATAACTGCAGGGGACATGGTACTGTTGTCAACATAG